A region of Rhodoligotrophos appendicifer DNA encodes the following proteins:
- a CDS encoding OsmC family protein, which translates to MLEYRIEARRVDAHGAIATVKNAQIELDTDPAGRADAFNPAELLLASVAACMIKGIERVAPMLHFEFKGASVEIHGVREDNPPKMLCIDYVLTVDTRESDQRLELLHKNVRKYGTISNTVAAATELNGTIRRQA; encoded by the coding sequence TTGCTCGAATACAGGATCGAAGCCCGCCGGGTAGACGCTCATGGGGCGATTGCCACGGTCAAGAACGCGCAGATCGAACTCGATACCGATCCTGCTGGTCGCGCCGATGCCTTCAACCCAGCGGAACTGCTTCTCGCGTCGGTCGCGGCTTGCATGATCAAGGGGATTGAGCGCGTCGCTCCGATGCTGCACTTCGAATTCAAGGGTGCCAGCGTCGAAATCCACGGTGTCCGGGAGGACAACCCTCCGAAGATGCTTTGCATCGACTACGTGCTGACGGTCGACACCCGGGAGTCGGACCAGCGTCTCGAACTGCTGCACAAGAATGTCCGAAAATACGGCACAATCTCGAACACCGTCGCCGCCGCAACTGAGCTGAACGGAACCATCCGGAGACAGGCATGA
- a CDS encoding EamA family transporter, whose amino-acid sequence MGNYVLPWQAWALLSAAFAALTAILAKVGVENVNSDFATLVRTCVIVVLLGGILWATGNWQPPATVPGRTWVFLFLSGLATGASWLCYFRALKLGEASQVAPIDKLSVVLVAIFAVSFLGEKLTLPNWLGICLIALGAVLVAYKG is encoded by the coding sequence ATGGGCAACTATGTTCTTCCGTGGCAGGCTTGGGCCCTGCTGTCGGCTGCCTTCGCTGCGTTAACTGCCATCCTCGCAAAGGTGGGCGTCGAGAACGTCAATTCGGACTTCGCTACGTTGGTCCGAACCTGCGTGATCGTGGTGTTGCTGGGCGGGATCCTGTGGGCTACGGGCAACTGGCAGCCGCCCGCCACCGTGCCGGGCCGGACTTGGGTGTTCCTATTCCTGTCCGGCCTCGCGACGGGCGCGTCATGGCTTTGCTACTTCCGCGCCCTGAAACTCGGGGAAGCGTCGCAAGTCGCGCCGATCGACAAGCTTAGCGTGGTGCTGGTGGCCATCTTCGCCGTCAGCTTCCTCGGCGAGAAGCTGACCCTGCCGAACTGGCTCGGCATCTGCCTGATCGCGCTCGGCGCGGTGCTCGTCGCCTACAAGGGGTGA
- a CDS encoding VIT1/CCC1 transporter family protein, with the protein MSRLHRENHLVSRIGWLRAAVLGANDGIVSTASLIVGVASATAGTSEILVAGVAGLVAGAMSMAAGEYVSVSSQSDTENADLDRERLELETHPEFEKAELAQIYVKRGLTEELARQVAVQLMAKDALGAHALAELGISEMTAARPIQAALTSAATFAVGAGMPLAMVLVAPTSSLIWVVSAASLLFLAFLGAIGAKAGGANVMKATLRVTFWGAFAMALTAGIGALVGTVV; encoded by the coding sequence ATGAGCAGGTTGCACCGGGAAAACCATCTCGTTTCGCGGATCGGCTGGCTTCGAGCAGCCGTGCTTGGCGCCAATGACGGGATCGTTTCCACTGCAAGCCTCATCGTTGGGGTAGCTTCCGCGACAGCCGGCACTTCGGAGATCCTCGTCGCAGGTGTGGCAGGGCTGGTAGCTGGTGCCATGTCGATGGCGGCCGGAGAGTATGTGTCCGTGAGTTCGCAGTCCGATACCGAGAACGCCGATCTCGACCGCGAGCGGCTGGAACTGGAAACCCATCCTGAATTCGAGAAGGCGGAACTGGCGCAGATCTACGTCAAGCGCGGCTTGACGGAAGAGCTTGCACGGCAGGTCGCGGTCCAGCTGATGGCGAAGGATGCGCTTGGCGCCCACGCCCTGGCTGAGCTCGGCATTTCCGAGATGACAGCGGCGCGGCCGATCCAGGCAGCATTAACGTCAGCGGCGACCTTCGCCGTCGGAGCGGGGATGCCGCTGGCGATGGTACTCGTTGCGCCGACATCGTCGCTGATCTGGGTCGTGTCAGCAGCATCCCTGCTCTTCCTGGCCTTTCTCGGTGCGATCGGCGCGAAGGCAGGAGGGGCAAACGTCATGAAGGCGACGCTGCGCGTCACGTTCTGGGGCGCCTTCGCGATGGCGTTGACCGCTGGGATCGGCGCGCTTGTCGGAACCGTTGTCTGA